CGGCGCCCGTGCGCGATGAAGCGATCCTGGGCTGGACGGCCCACTACGTGATCGGCGTGCTGTTTGCGGCCGCGCTGCTGGCGCTGGTGGGGCAGGAGTGGGTGCAGGGGCCGACGTTCGCGCCGGCCCTGCTGGCGGGCCTGGTGAGCGTGGCCGCGCCATTTTGCATCTTGCAGCCGGGCATGGGCGCCGGCTTGGCCGCCAGCAAGACGCCGCACCCAAACGCCGCCCGCCTGCGCAGCCTGATGGCCCACACGGCGTTCGGCATCGGCCTGTACCTGGCGGCGCTGCTGTGGTCGACTATCCGCTGATCAGTTCGTCAGCGGCGGCACGGGTGCAGGCGCCGGCGCAACGGCTGACATGGCCGGTGCCTCGGGCTGCGCCGGCACGGTGCTCAGCACCATCGTGCTGGGCTTGGCGATGGCGATGTGCGCATCGTCGAGGCGCTTGAGCAGTTCGAACAGCAGCGCGCTGCGGATGCCCGACGTCAGGCGCGGCGACGCGGCAAAGCCGGTGGCGTTGAACAGCAACAGGCCATTATCGATGCCGTCGAGCTGCACATTCGGCGCCGGCGTATCGAGCACGTCGGGATTGTCGACAAAGACGGACAGGATCAGCGCGCGCGCCACCTGTGCATCCGTGCCCAGCGGCAGCGGCAGCTTGACTTGCACCAGGCCCAGCGGATTGGCCAGGGTCACGTTGCGCACCGTCTTGGTAATGAATTCCGAGTTCGGCACGATCACCGTCGAGCGGTCGCCCAGCTGAATTTCCGTGGCGCGCACATTGATGCGGCGAATGTCGCCTTCCACGCCACCGAGCGAGACCCAGTCGCCCACTTTGACGGGACGCTCGGCCAATAAAATCAGGCCGGAAACGAAGTTCTGCACCACCGCCTGCAAGCCAAAGCCGATACCCACCGACAAGGCTGACGCCACCCATGCGATGCGTTCCAGGCCGATGCCGGCCGCCGACAGCGCCAGCGCCACGGCCAGCACGCCACCGATGTAGCCGAACAGGGTGATGAACGACACTTGCATGCCCGTATCGAGATTGGTGGTCGGCAAATAACTGTTTTGCAGCCAGCGCTTGAACAGGCCCAGCGCGACAAAGCCGACGAGCAGCACCAGCAGCGCCTGGATCAGCGCGGCGGGGCGGATCGCCACCTCGCCGATGGCCAGGCCATCCTGCAGCTTGCCGACGCGCTGGAACAGCTCGCCGGGACCTTCGCCGAACGGCGCCAGCAGCAGCATCAGGGCCAGCAGCACGACGATGGCGCGGCCGATGCCCGACAGCAGCACGGCCGCCTGGTCGCGCGCCTTGGGCGTGGCCAGCACGGGGTGGGCCGCGTCCGGCGGTGGCGGCGTCGAGGCCAGCAGCATGCAGATATCGTCGACCAGCACCGTCAGCAAATACGTGCTGCACAGCACGACGATGACCCAGGCGATTTGCTTGGCAACAAAGCTGCCGAAGGCCACATAACCGACCAGCAAGCTGATGACGCTGGACGCCAGCGCCAGCCACAGCAGCACCGTGACGCAGCGCAGCCACAGCGGCGTAACCAGCGTGGCGGGATCGGCCTCGCGCAACTGACGCCAGCAGCGCTCGGCGCGCATCAGGCCATAGGCGATGGTCGTGCTCATCACGAGGGCGACGATGCAATTGACGGCCACGGCCGTCGACAGGCCCGCATTGATGACGATGGTGACTCTTTCCGTCGCCCATACGAGCACGACGATGAAGGAAAACATCGATGGGAAATGACGCATGCGGTGCGCCAGCGCATCGGGCAGGGGCAGCAAACGCCACGAGACGCGGCGCGGCGACAGCAATGCGTGGCCCAGCCCCGCCGTAAAACCGGCAAAGCAGATGATGCCGATCAGGCTGCTGAGGAACGTCGAGGTCTTTTCGGACAGGCCGCCCTCCCAGCGCAAGCCCATGGCCAGCAATTCCGCCACCAGGCCCGGCGTGGCCAGCGCCAGCACCAGCACGGCCAGCGCATGCAGCGAGCGGCGCAAGCGGCCATGCGGCACGCGCGTGGACGTGATCACCAGCAGATAACGCGAAATCCAGACGCTGGCGCCGATCACGGCCACGATGGCGGCCAGCAAGCCGCCCCAGGCCGACCACGGCGTGGCGCTTGCCGCATTCGCCAATTCCAGCTCCAGTGCCCGCAGGCGCTGCAGATTCTGCGGCAATTCTGCATGCAACTGTTTCCAGAACGAGCCGGCGAGTATCGATGCCGTACGCTCGCCCAGGCGCGCCTGCAACTGCGCGCGGCGCGCCGTCGACACTTGCTCTGACGCCTGCGTCGCCTCCACGGCCAGCAGGCGCGCCAGTTTGACTTGCGCATCGAGCGCGCTGCTGGTGCGGTCCAGCTGGCTGCGCTGCGCCGCCACGTCAGGGGCATCTTTCGTACCCGCCGCCGGCTTGCCCAGCTCGGCCAGCCGCGCCTGCACGCTGGCGAGCGTGGGCGCGAGCGCATCGGCCACCTTGTCCGCCTCGGCGCTGGCCGCCAGCGCATCGGCGCGCATCTGCGACAGGGTCGCGTCATCGAGCTCCGCCTCGCCATCGAGCGCCTTCTGGATGGTCGTGATTTGCTTGCGCAAGCCATCGAGGCGCTGGTCGGCCGTGGCGGCATCGTCGACGGGCTGCGACCAGGCCGGTGGCGGAGCCAGCGAGCAGACCAGCAACAACGCCAGCAGGAAGGGAAAGAAACGGAGACGGAAAGAAGTCATGCGGACCTATGGCTGAAAATGAGAAAAACGGCCGGATTGGCGGCGGCGCCGCTCATGGCGTGCTGCCCGGCGGGTGCCTGCCAATATAGCTGAAAACACCGCCAAGCCGCAGGATAAGCGGAAGCAGCGCGTGCCACGGGGAGAAACTAGGCATATTGCCCTATGGAAATATGATTCAAAAAGGTCTAGGATCGTCGTCCGCTTGGCGGCGCGGCAGCCATCTGCACGCCGCCGACCTTTTCACCATTCCCTCCGTATTGAGACAGCCATGAAGTTTTTATCCAACCTGAGCATCGGCACACGCCTCGCAGTGGGCTTTGGCGCCATCGGCGCCATGCTGATCATCATCTCTTGCCTGGGCATTGCCATGCTGGGCAAGATCAACCAGGGCACCGGCCATATCGTGCACGACAGCATGCCCAAGATTGAACTCGCCAACAGCGTGTCGGCCAACATCAACGACATCGCCATTGCCCTGCGCAACATGATGCTCAGCGCCGATCCCGCCGACCAGCGCAAGCAGACCGACGCCATCCTGGCCGCGCGCCAGGCGGCGGCCGGCAATCTCGGCAAGCTCGCGAACATGCTCGATTCCGACCGTGAGCGCGAGCTGATGGCCAAGATGAACGACGCCAACACGCGCTACGCGCAGGGGCAAGAGGTGCTGCTGGAGCTGATCAAAAGCGGCACGCCGGACGACAGCAGCGCCTACCTGTACGGCCAGCTGCGCCCCGTTTTGCTCGTCTACAAGCAATTGATCGCTGAACAGATCAATTTACAAAACACCCTGGCCAACACGGCGGGCGACAACGCCAATGCCACGTATGCCAACACGCGCACCTTGCTGATCGGCATGTCGCTGGCGGCCTTGGCCATCGCGGCGGCCCTGGCGTATGGCATCACGCGCTCGATCACCGGTCCCGTCGCCACGGCGCTGCAGGTGGCCAACACGGTGGCCGCAGGCGATTTACGCAGCCAGATCACGGTGCAGTCACGCGATGAACTGGGGCAACTGTTGCAGGCGCTCAAGCGCATGAACGACAGCCTGGCGCACACGGTAGGCACGGTGCGCGCCGGCACGGAAACGATCGCGTCGGCCTCGTCCGAAGTGGCGGCGGGCAGCCTGGACCTGTCTGCACGCACGGAGCAGCAAGCCAGCTCGCTGGAAGAAACGGCGTCATCCATGGAAGAGTTGACCTCGACCGTCAAGCAGAATGCCGACAATGCGCGCCAGGCGCACGTGCTGGCCGACACGGCCTCGGGCGTGGCGCAGCGCGGCGGCGCCGTCATCGCGCAAGTGGTGGCGACGATGCGGCAAATCGACGCCTCGTCAAATAAAATTGCCGACATCATCGGCGTCATCGATGGCATCGCCTTCCAGACCAACATTCTGGCCTTGAACGCGGCAGTGGAAGCGGCACGCGCGGGCGAACAGGGCCGCGGCTTTGCCGTCGTGGCCACGGAAGTGCGCAGCCTGGCGCACCGTTCGGCGGCGGCAGCCAAGGAAATCAAGACCCTGATCGACGACTCGACCCACAGCGTGGCGGCCGGAAGCGAGCTCGTGCACCAGGCCGGCAACACCATGAGCGACCTGGTCGACAGCGTGCGCCGCGTGACCGACATCATGCAAGAAATCACCTCGGCCAGCGCGGAACAGACGGCCGGCATCGAGCAAATCAACCAGGCCATCAGCGAAATGGACAACGTGACCCAGCAAAACGCGGCCCTGGTGGAAGAGTCGGCCGCTGCGGCGGCGGCCATGCAGGAGCAGGCGGCGACCCTGGCGCAGGTGGTGAGCGTATTTAAACTGGACGGCGCGGCTGCGACGACCTTGCCGATGGCTGCCGCGCCCCAACGCGCCAGCGCACCGGCACAGTGGGAGGAATTTTAAAATAGCGCGACAGCACATAGCATGAACATAAGATTGAATTTAGCGACATTAAATTCAATTTTATGTTCACCTTGAAATTTAATTATTACCCTCATATCCTTTCAATTAAGGACTACAATGTAAAAAATATGTTCACCTCCAGGTTCACTTCTCAATCATGACAAAACGTGCCCGCCCGGAAGATGCCATGCCGACGCTCGTCAACGAGCGGCTCAGGATATGGGGCCAGTGCGTGCGCAAGCAGCGGGTGCAGCAAAACATCACGGCACGCGACCTGTGCGCCCGCCTCGACATTTCGCACCCCACCCTGCAACGCATGGAACGGGGCGAGGCATCCGTCAACGTGGGTCTGTTCCTGGCCGCCTTCCACGTGCTCGGCATCCTTGCCATCACGGCGCCGGAACCCGACGCGGCGCTGTGGCAAATGGACAGCGCCAACATCCGCAGCCGCCCCGCCGTAAACGAGCACGGCGATGGCTACTTCTAGCCGTCCCCTGTTTGTCTATCTGCAGCGGCCCGACAACGGCGAATGGGTGGTGGCCGGTCGCTATGTGCTCGATGCGCGTACCGGCATCGGCAGCTTTCTGTACGCGCCCAGCTATGCCGATGCAGGCTTGTCCTGGGCCATCGATCCCGTCAATCTGCCCTTTATTCCCGACATGGAACACCTGGCGCGCCGCTATGGCGGCCTGCATGACGTGCTGCGCGACGCCAGTCCGGATTCCTGGGGGCAGATGCTGATACGCCGCGAACACCAGCTGGGCGAAAAAACCACGGCGATCCAATTCTTGCGCCTGTCCGGCAACGGCGAGCGCTGGGGTGCGCTGGCCGTGGGCGACACGCCCAAACCGAACATAGCGCAACTGGCCAGCCCCAGACTGCATCACCTGGATGCGCTGGTGCAGGAAGTACTTGCGATTGCTGAAAGCCGTCCGGCAATCCATGCGCCCTTGCGCAAGCGCCTGTTCGCCACCCCCAGCATGGGCGGCGCGCGCCCCAAGGCAACCGTGCAGGACGGCAATGATTACTGGCTGGTGAAACCGGGCCTGATGACCGATACGGTCGACCTGGCACTGCTGGAACACGCGACGATGCAATGGGGCAGGGCGGCCGGCCTGCGTTTCGCCGACACGCGCCACCATGCACTGACGGCCGAGCGCAGCGTGGTGCGCATCCGGCGCTACGACCGGCGCGGCGCGCGGCGCATCATGACGGTCAGTGCCGCTTCGCTGCTGCAAGTGCAATATCCACCGGTGGAAGCGGCCGACAGCGATGGCGCCAGCTACCCCCGCCTGGCCGAAGAACTGCGGCGCATCGGCGCGCCGCCGGAAGACGGCATCGAACTGTTCGGCCGTATGGTCTTCAATGGCGTCGTCGGCAACAACGACGACCACCCACGCAACCACGCCGTCCTGTTCGACCTGGACGAGCAACGCTGGCGCCTCTCGCCCGCCTTCGATGTCGTGCCGGATACGGAAGACGACCCGCAATCACTGGTCATGCAAGTGAGCGCCGGCCGCCGCGACATCACGCGCGACGCCATGCTGCGCGACGTGACCCGTTTCGGCTTCGCCACGCGCGGGCAGGCGGAGGAGTATCTCGATGCCTTGCTGGCGCGCATCGAGAAAGCTTTTGAACAGGTGGCGCCGCTGCTGAACGCAGCCTTGCGGGCGCGGATGGCGGAGCGGCTGCGAACAATGCTGCTGCGCCTGGCTTAGGCGCGGGCGGGTTTTCGGTATTTCCGCCGCTTGTTAAGAGATTTCTCTCCGGATGATTTCCGCACCTGCACTGAGCGCATTCAACTTGCCTCGTGCTACCTGACGCGACAAGGGCGCCATGCCGCAGTTGGTGCTCGGATAAAGTTTGTCGGCATCGACAAAGCGCAGCGCTTTGCGCAGGGTGTCGGCCACTTCCTCCGGCGTTTCAATCGTATTGCTGGCCACGTCGATGGCGCCGACCATCACTTTTTTGCCGCGAATGAGTTCAATCAGGTCGATGGGCACGCGCGAGTTGTGGCATTCCAGCGAGATGATGTCGATATTCGATTGCTGCAGCTTGGGGAACGATTCCTCATATTGGCGCCACTCGGAGCCCAGCGTGTTTTTCCAGTCCGTATTGGCCTTGATGCCGTAGCCATAGCAAATATGCACGGCCGTTTCGCATTTGAGTCCTTCGATGGCCCGTTCCAGGGTGGCGATACCCCAGTCATTGACTTCATCAAAGAAGACATTGAATGCGGGTTCGTCAAACTGGATGATGTCGACGCCGGCCGCCTCCAGTTCCCGCGCTTCCTGATTGAGGATCTTCGCAAATTCCCAGGCCAGTTTTTCGCGGCTTTTATAATGGCTGTCATACAGCGTATCGATCATCGTCATCGGGCCTGGCAGCGCCCATTTGATCGGCTGCTTGGTTTGCTGACGCAGGAATTTGGCGTCTTCCACAAACACCGGCTTGGTGCGGCTCACGGCGCCCACGACGGTCGGCACGCTCGCATCGTAGCGGTCGCGAATCCTGACGGTCTCGCGCTTGTCAAAGTCGACGCCGCTCAGATGCTCGATGAACGTGGTGACGAAATGCTGGCGGGTCTGCTCGCCGTCACTGACGATATCGATGCCGGCCAGCTGTTGTTCTTGCAGTGACAAAAGCAAGGCATCCTGTTTGCCCTCGATTAATTCCTCGTCCTGCAATTTCCACGGCGACCAGAGTTTTTCAGGCTGCGCCAGCCAGGAAGGTTTGGGCAAGCTGCCGGCGGTGGAAGTAGGCAATAATTTTTTCATGATGAATGCTTTCGTCTATTTTTTAATCAGAGCGCGTAGTTCGCAGCCCATTGTTCAAGAACATGCTTGTAGGGCTTGATGAAGTGCTCTTCCGTATATTTGCCCTGCTTGACCGCCAGCTGGCTGCGCTCTTCGCGGTCATAGACAATTTGCGTCAACGAGTAATCCTGGTTCTTCAGGCTGGGCTGATACAACTTCCCTGCCGCGGAATTGGCGTTGTAAATCTCGGGCCGGTAGATCTTCTGGAACGTTTCCATCGTGCTGATGGTGCCGATCAGCTCAAGATTGCTGTAATCGCCCAGCAGGTCGCCGATAAAGTAGAAAGCCAGCGGTGCCGCACTGTCTGGCGGCATGAAATAGCGCACCTGCATCCCCATTTTTTCGAAATATGTATCCGTCGACGAGAACTCATTTTGCTGATACTCGACGCCCAGGATGGGGTGCTGGTTTTCAGTGCGCTGATAGGTCTTGCTGCTCGAAGCGCTGAGGCAGATCACCGGCAGCTTCTTGAAATGCTGCTTATAAGTAGTCGATCCGACAAAGTGCTTGAACAGCCTGCCATGAAAATCGCCGAAGTTCTCTGGCGTGCTGAATGTGGATTGATTATTGTTGTGCTCCGGCAGCAGCACGCTGAAGTCGTAATCGCGCACGTAGGAGGAGAAGTTATTGCCGGCGATGCCAGCGATGCGCTCTCCGGTTTTTTTATCCAGGATATTCGGCTTCAATATCTCGATCAATGGAATATTGTCGCCTTCGGCATCGATATTCAACGCGACGGAAATGATTTCAAGTTCAACCGAGTAGCGGTCCGCCTTCGGGTTGTCCCAATGCGCCAGATTGTTGAAGCGGCTGTCGATCATTTTCAGGGTGTTGCGCAAGTTCTCCTGGCGACGCTCGCCCCTGGCCAGATTGGCAAAGTTGGTCGTCAAGCGCGTGCTGTCCGATGGGTGATAGTTTTCATCGAAAACAATGCTCTTGATGCTGAATACAAAATCTTTGCTCATGGTGATCCGTCCTGATTCTG
Above is a genomic segment from Janthinobacterium sp. 64 containing:
- a CDS encoding type II toxin-antitoxin system HipA family toxin, which translates into the protein MATSSRPLFVYLQRPDNGEWVVAGRYVLDARTGIGSFLYAPSYADAGLSWAIDPVNLPFIPDMEHLARRYGGLHDVLRDASPDSWGQMLIRREHQLGEKTTAIQFLRLSGNGERWGALAVGDTPKPNIAQLASPRLHHLDALVQEVLAIAESRPAIHAPLRKRLFATPSMGGARPKATVQDGNDYWLVKPGLMTDTVDLALLEHATMQWGRAAGLRFADTRHHALTAERSVVRIRRYDRRGARRIMTVSAASLLQVQYPPVEAADSDGASYPRLAEELRRIGAPPEDGIELFGRMVFNGVVGNNDDHPRNHAVLFDLDEQRWRLSPAFDVVPDTEDDPQSLVMQVSAGRRDITRDAMLRDVTRFGFATRGQAEEYLDALLARIEKAFEQVAPLLNAALRARMAERLRTMLLRLA
- a CDS encoding helix-turn-helix domain-containing protein; amino-acid sequence: MTKRARPEDAMPTLVNERLRIWGQCVRKQRVQQNITARDLCARLDISHPTLQRMERGEASVNVGLFLAAFHVLGILAITAPEPDAALWQMDSANIRSRPAVNEHGDGYF
- a CDS encoding DUF3772 domain-containing protein — encoded protein: MTSFRLRFFPFLLALLLVCSLAPPPAWSQPVDDAATADQRLDGLRKQITTIQKALDGEAELDDATLSQMRADALAASAEADKVADALAPTLASVQARLAELGKPAAGTKDAPDVAAQRSQLDRTSSALDAQVKLARLLAVEATQASEQVSTARRAQLQARLGERTASILAGSFWKQLHAELPQNLQRLRALELELANAASATPWSAWGGLLAAIVAVIGASVWISRYLLVITSTRVPHGRLRRSLHALAVLVLALATPGLVAELLAMGLRWEGGLSEKTSTFLSSLIGIICFAGFTAGLGHALLSPRRVSWRLLPLPDALAHRMRHFPSMFSFIVVLVWATERVTIVINAGLSTAVAVNCIVALVMSTTIAYGLMRAERCWRQLREADPATLVTPLWLRCVTVLLWLALASSVISLLVGYVAFGSFVAKQIAWVIVVLCSTYLLTVLVDDICMLLASTPPPPDAAHPVLATPKARDQAAVLLSGIGRAIVVLLALMLLLAPFGEGPGELFQRVGKLQDGLAIGEVAIRPAALIQALLVLLVGFVALGLFKRWLQNSYLPTTNLDTGMQVSFITLFGYIGGVLAVALALSAAGIGLERIAWVASALSVGIGFGLQAVVQNFVSGLILLAERPVKVGDWVSLGGVEGDIRRINVRATEIQLGDRSTVIVPNSEFITKTVRNVTLANPLGLVQVKLPLPLGTDAQVARALILSVFVDNPDVLDTPAPNVQLDGIDNGLLLFNATGFAASPRLTSGIRSALLFELLKRLDDAHIAIAKPSTMVLSTVPAQPEAPAMSAVAPAPAPVPPLTN
- a CDS encoding DUF2938 domain-containing protein, with amino-acid sequence MQILWLDALAIGVGATAVMDVWAVALKRFWCIPSLNFAMVGRWLGHLPRGSFSHVNIAQAAPVRDEAILGWTAHYVIGVLFAAALLALVGQEWVQGPTFAPALLAGLVSVAAPFCILQPGMGAGLAASKTPHPNAARLRSLMAHTAFGIGLYLAALLWSTIR
- a CDS encoding DUF1852 domain-containing protein, translated to MSKDFVFSIKSIVFDENYHPSDSTRLTTNFANLARGERRQENLRNTLKMIDSRFNNLAHWDNPKADRYSVELEIISVALNIDAEGDNIPLIEILKPNILDKKTGERIAGIAGNNFSSYVRDYDFSVLLPEHNNNQSTFSTPENFGDFHGRLFKHFVGSTTYKQHFKKLPVICLSASSSKTYQRTENQHPILGVEYQQNEFSSTDTYFEKMGMQVRYFMPPDSAAPLAFYFIGDLLGDYSNLELIGTISTMETFQKIYRPEIYNANSAAGKLYQPSLKNQDYSLTQIVYDREERSQLAVKQGKYTEEHFIKPYKHVLEQWAANYAL
- a CDS encoding methyl-accepting chemotaxis protein, which encodes MKFLSNLSIGTRLAVGFGAIGAMLIIISCLGIAMLGKINQGTGHIVHDSMPKIELANSVSANINDIAIALRNMMLSADPADQRKQTDAILAARQAAAGNLGKLANMLDSDRERELMAKMNDANTRYAQGQEVLLELIKSGTPDDSSAYLYGQLRPVLLVYKQLIAEQINLQNTLANTAGDNANATYANTRTLLIGMSLAALAIAAALAYGITRSITGPVATALQVANTVAAGDLRSQITVQSRDELGQLLQALKRMNDSLAHTVGTVRAGTETIASASSEVAAGSLDLSARTEQQASSLEETASSMEELTSTVKQNADNARQAHVLADTASGVAQRGGAVIAQVVATMRQIDASSNKIADIIGVIDGIAFQTNILALNAAVEAARAGEQGRGFAVVATEVRSLAHRSAAAAKEIKTLIDDSTHSVAAGSELVHQAGNTMSDLVDSVRRVTDIMQEITSASAEQTAGIEQINQAISEMDNVTQQNAALVEESAAAAAAMQEQAATLAQVVSVFKLDGAAATTLPMAAAPQRASAPAQWEEF
- a CDS encoding methionine synthase → MKKLLPTSTAGSLPKPSWLAQPEKLWSPWKLQDEELIEGKQDALLLSLQEQQLAGIDIVSDGEQTRQHFVTTFIEHLSGVDFDKRETVRIRDRYDASVPTVVGAVSRTKPVFVEDAKFLRQQTKQPIKWALPGPMTMIDTLYDSHYKSREKLAWEFAKILNQEARELEAAGVDIIQFDEPAFNVFFDEVNDWGIATLERAIEGLKCETAVHICYGYGIKANTDWKNTLGSEWRQYEESFPKLQQSNIDIISLECHNSRVPIDLIELIRGKKVMVGAIDVASNTIETPEEVADTLRKALRFVDADKLYPSTNCGMAPLSRQVARGKLNALSAGAEIIRREIS